A genomic region of Trifolium pratense cultivar HEN17-A07 linkage group LG3, ARS_RC_1.1, whole genome shotgun sequence contains the following coding sequences:
- the LOC123916983 gene encoding putative calcium-transporting ATPase 11, plasma membrane-type, which translates to MEWNLLKDFELEPKNRSVEALRRWRSAVTLVKNRRRRFRMVADLDKRSEAQQIKQGIKEKIRIALYVQKAALQFIDAGNRVEYKLSEEAIEAGFDIHPNEIASIVRSQNYKNLSNNGGVEAVARKLSVSIDEGVSEASIDCRQQIFGANRYTEKPSRSFLMFVWDALQDLTLTILMVCAVVSIGIGLATEGWPKGTYDGVGIILSIFLVVTVTAVSDYKQSLQFLDLDKEKKKIFVHVTRDGKRKKISIYDIVVGDIVHLSTGDQVPADGIYISGYSLLIDESSLSGESEPVFITEKHPFLLSGTKVQDGQGKMLVTTVGMRTEWGKLMETLNEGGEDETPLQVKLNGVATIIGKIGLGSAIVTFLVLTIRFLVEKVLHGEISNWSSNDATKLLDFFAIAVTIIVVAVPEGLPLAVTLSLAFAMKKLMNDMALVRHLSACETMGSASCICTDKTGTLTTNHMVVNKIWICEKTTQLKGNESADELKTNINEGVISILSQAIFQNTSAEVVKDKNGKNTILGSPTESALLEFGLLLGSDFDARNRSKAYKILKLEPFNSVRKKMSVLVGLPDGRVQAFCKGASEIILNMCDKIIDCNGEVVDLPADRANNVSDVINSFASEALRTLCLAVKDINETQGETNIPDSGYTLIALVGIKDPVRPGVKEAVQTCIAAGITVRMVTGDNINTAKAIAKECGILTDDGVAIEGPSFRELSDEQMKDIIPRIQVMARSLPLDKHKLVTNLRNMFGEVVAVTGDGTNDAPALHESDIGLAMGIAGTEVAKEKADVIIMDDNFATIVNVVKWGRAVYINIQKFVQFQLTVNVVALIINFVSACITGSAPLTAVQLLWVNLIMDTLGALALATEPPNDGLLKRPPVGRGASFITKTMWRNIIGQSIYQLIVLAILNFEGKRLLGIYGSDATEVLNTLIFNSFVFCQVFNEINSRDMEKINIFKGMFDSWIFLMIIFATVAFQVVIVEFLGAFASTVPLNWQFWLLSVLIGAISMPIAVILKCIPVETKNTSNQNHDGYEALPSGPELA; encoded by the exons ATGGAGTGGAATTTGCTCAAAGATTTTGAGCTTGAACCGAAGAATCGTTCTGTTGAAGCTCTCAGAAGATGGAGATCCGCCGTCACTCTTGTCAAGAACCGCCGCAGACGGTTTCGTATGGTTGCCGATCTTGATAAGCGCTCTGAAGCTCAACAGATTAAGCAGGGAATCAAG GAAAAAATCCGTATTGCTCTTTATGTTCAGAAGGCAGCATTGCAATTTATTGATG CTGGTAATCGAGTTGAATACAAGCTATCAGAAGAGGCAATAGAAGCTGGTTTTGACATTCATCCAAATGAGATCGCTTCTATTGTTCGTAGTCAGAATTATAAGAACTTGAGTAATAATGGTGGAGTTGAAGCTGTTGCAAGGAAACTGTCGGTTTCTATAGATGAAGGTGTCAGCGAAGCAAGTATAGATTGCAGACAACAAATCTTTGGGGCGAATCGTTATACAGAGAAACCTTCAAGATCATTCCTGATGTTTGTATGGGATGCATTGCAGGACTTAACTCTAACCATTCTTATGGTTTGTGCTGTAGTTTCTATAGGTATTGGGCTTGCCACTGAAGGGTGGCCAAAAGGAACATATGATGGTGTTGGAATCATACTCAGTATATTCTTGGTAGTCACTGTTACCGCTGTCAGTGACTACAAGCAATCCCTGCAGTTCTTGGATTTGgacaaagagaagaaaaagatcTTTGTTCATGTCACTAGGGatggaaaaagaaagaagatctCGATTTATGATATAGTAGTTGGTGATATTGTTCATTTGTCAACTGGAGATCAAGTACCAGCTGATGGAATTTATATATCTGGATACTCTTTGCTTATCGATGAATCAAGTTTGTCAGGTGAGAGCGAACCTGTATTTATAACTGAAAAACACCCTTTCCTTCTCTCTGGCACTAAAGTGCAGGATGGTCAGGGGAAGATGTTAGTTACAACTGTTGGCATGAGGACTGAATGGGGAAAATTGATGGAAACTCTAAACGAGGGGGGAGAGGATGAGACCCCGTTGCAGGTGAAATTGAACGGAGTTGCTACTATTATTGGTAAAATTGGTTTGGGTTCTGCCATTGTGACATTTTTGGTATTGACTATAAGGTTTCTTGTCGAAAAAGTACTTCATGGTGAGATTAGTAATTGGTCTTCAAATGATGCAACGAAGCTACTGGACTTCTTTGCTATTGCTGTAACCATAATAGTTGTTGCGGTTCCTGAAGGGTTACCACTGGCTGTAACACTCAGTCTTGCTTTTGCaatgaaaaaattaatgaatGACATGGCACTCGTGAGACATCTTTCTGCTTGTGAGACTATGGGTTCAGCTAGTTGCATTTGCACAGATAAGACAGGGACATTGACCACTAACCATATGGTGGTTAACAAAATATGGATATGTGAAAAAACCACCCAGTTGAAAGGTAATGAGAGTGCAGATGAATTGAAAACAAACATTAATGAAGGAGTTATAAGCATCCTTTCACAGGCTATATTTCAAAATACTTCTGCTGAAGTGGTGAAGGATAAAAATGGAAAGAACACAATATTGGGAAGTCCAACAGAATCAGCATTATTGGAATTTGGCTTGCTTTTGGGTTCTGATTTTGATGCTCGCAACCGGAGTAAAGCTTATAAGATACTTAAGCTTGAGCCGTTCAATTCAGTCCGGAAGAAGATGTCTGTACTTGTCGGTCTCCCTGATGGAAGGGTCCAAGCTTTCTGCAAAGGTGCATctgaaataatattaaatatgtgtgACAAAATTATCGATTGCAACGGTGAAGTCGTTGATCTTCCTGCAGACCGTGCAAATAATGTCTCAGATGTTATAAATAGCTTCGCTTCTGAAGCTTTAAGAACTCTGTGCTTAGCAGTCAAAGATATAAATGAAACTCAAGGAGAAACTAATATTCCTGATAGTGGTTATACTCTAATAGCTTTAGTTGGAATCAAGGATCCTGTACGCCCTGGGGTTAAGGAAGCTGTTCAAACTTGTATTGCAGCTGGAATAACCGTCCGCATGGTCACTGGTGACAACATAAATACAGCGAAAGCTATAGCTAAAGAATGTGGCATACTTACTGATGATGGTGTTGCCATAGAGGGACCAAGTTTTCGTGAATTGTCCGATGAGCAAATGAAGGATATCATACCAAGAATCCAG GTCATGGCACGATCCTTACCGCTCGACAAGCATAAGTTAGTGACCAATTTGAGGAATATGTTTGGTGAGGTTGTTGCTGTTACCGGTGATGGAACAAATGATGCTCCTGCATTGCATGAGTCAGACATTGGACTTGCCATGGGCATAGCTGGAACCGAG GTTGCAAAAGAAAAGGCTGATGTGATTATAATGGATGATAATTTCGCGACTATTGTCAATGTGGTGAAATGGGGACGGGCAGTATATATAAACATTCAAAAATTTGTGCAGTTTCAATTAACAGTTAATGTTGTTGCACTTATTATCAACTTCGTCTCTGCATGCATCACCG GGTCTGCACCACTCACAGCTGTTCAGTTACTTTGGGTCAACTTGATTATGGACACCCTAGGGGCATTAGCCCTTGCTACTGAACCTCCCAACGATGGACTTTTGAAAAGGCCTCCTGTTGGAAGGGGAGCGAGCTTTATCACCAAAACTATGTGGCGGAATATCATTGGTCAAAGTATTTATCAATTGATTGTACTCGCAATTCTAAATTTTGAGGGGAAGAGGCTACTCGGAATTTATGGTTCAGATGCAACTGAAGTGCTCAACACTTTGATATTCAATTCCTTCGTATTTTGCCAG GTGTTTAATGAGATAAACAGCAGAGATATGGAAAAGATAAACATATTCAAAGGCATGTTTGACAGCTGGATATTTTTGATGATAATTTTTGCCACTGTTGCATTTCAAGTTGTAATAGTTGAATTCCTTGGAGCATTTGCCAGCACTGTGCCTCTAAACTGGCAATTCTGGTTACTCAGTGTTTTAATTGGAGCAATTAGCATGCCTATAGCTGTTATCCTGAAATGCATCCcagttgaaacaaaaaatactaGTAATCAAAACCATGATGGTTATGAGGCTCTTCCATCTGGTCCAGAGTTAGCATAA
- the LOC123914545 gene encoding histidinol dehydrogenase, chloroplastic-like — protein sequence MFLNHVAGNHTAKLDPAIKEAFDVAYSNIYAFHAAQKSPEKSVENMKGVQCKRVARSINSVGLYVPGGTAVLPSTALMLAVPAQIAGCKTIVLANPPTQDGSTCKEVLYCAKKAGVTHLLKAGGAQDKHAIPSHIAADLLSQAEHGPDSQVVLVIAGDGVDQNAIQEELSKQCQSLPRGEFAAKALSHSFIVHARDMLEVNSLCTFLSLLT from the exons ATGTTTCTTAATCAt GTGGCAGGCAACCACACTGCTAAA CTTGATCCAGCTATTAAGGAAGCTTTCGATGTCGCCTACAGCAATATTTATGCATTTCATGCTGCTCAGAAGTCACCTGAGAAAAGTGTTGAGAATATGAAA GGAGTCCAATGCAAGAGAGTTGCAAGAAGTATTAATTCCGTGGGTCTTTATGTTCCAGGGGGAACTGCTGTATTGCCTTCAACGGCTTTGATGCTTGCAGTT CCTGCACAAATTGCAGGATGTAAGACTATTGTTCTTGCAAATCCTCCCACTCAGGATGGCTCAACATGCAAG GAGGTACTGTATTGTGCAAAGAAGGCTGGCGTGACTCACCTTCTCAAAGCCGGAGGAGCACAG GACAAGCATGCAATTCCATCGCACATAGCTGCTGATTTGCTTTCTCAG GCTGAGCATGGCCCTGATAGTCAGGTTGTTCTTGTGATTGCTGGAGATGGTGTGGATCAGAATGCAATTCAGGAGGAACTCAGCAAGCAGTGTCAGAGTCTTCCAAGAGGCGAATTTGCTGCGAAAGCACTAAGCCACAGTTTTATCGTGCATGCACGGGATATGCTTGAG GTAAACTCTTTGTGCACATTCCTCTCTCTTCTAACTTAG
- the LOC123916985 gene encoding uncharacterized protein LOC123916985, which yields MTPRIDCLSEVVPGRTAWRFTVRVARIWEVSTYLKNNQVNSVEMVLVDSKGTKIHATVRKQLLYLFQRKLDEGLVYTMSFFTVSCSAGAYRTTLHPYKLVFQMKTRVELSECPEISRFGLSLSTIAEIRALPAEYDHLVEEFMSDLFVQTRLTFVSDCS from the exons ATGACTCCTAGGATTGATTGCTTGTCCGAGGTGGTTCCCGGAAGAACAGCTTGGAGGTTTACGGTTAGGGTTGCCAGAATTTGGGAGGTTTCCACTTATCTCAAAAATAACCAGGTTAACTCCGTTGAAATGGTGCTTGTTGATTCAAAG GGTACCAAGATCCATGCCACTGTAAGAAAACAATTGCTCTATTTGTTCCAGCGGAAGTTGGACGAGGGGTTGGTTTATACCATGTCCTTCTTTACCGTTTCTTGCAGCGCTGGTGCGTATCGGACTACTTTGCATCCTTACAaacttgtgtttcagatgaaaACTAGGGTTGAGTTGTCCGAGTGTCCTGAAATATCTCGCTTTGGTCTCTCTTTGAGTACCATTGCTGAAATCCGTGCTCTTCCTGCTGAATATGATCATTTAGTTG AGGAGTTTATGTCCGACCTATTTGTGCAAACAAG ATTAACTTTCGTTTCAGACTGCAGTTAA
- the LOC123916986 gene encoding tRNA-splicing endonuclease subunit Sen54, whose product MEAKVWGYSSNEDNNDVDEVYLQNASDDEEDLHSSSSLPKLQFRNVKSKCRWNEEMGMAEVIEKNGKMWVSTGIVRSGKIYTSIEETLYLMELGALHLVDNEDRSISLIEMYEKVAGGKYGCCWELFEAYRHLKSLGYIIGRHDVAWSLKSIRSSQKPVAVEGAEESKQQVDTCSKVELSISKLFGELKINDLKPDFDIYLPDSRFRKSSPGDPNFLLYLSRGHLPSRAEIEVLEKQCEGIPLKVCLVTEGRVSFFSFDKVELPILP is encoded by the exons ATGGAAGCAAAAGTGTGGGGATATTCTTCAAATGAAGATAATAATGATGTTGATGAAGTCTATTTGCAAAATgcaagtgatgatgaagaggatcTTCACTCATCAAGTTCCTTGCCCAAATTGCAGTTCAG GAACGTGAAATCCAAATGCAGATGGAATGAAGAGATGGGAATGGCAGAGGTTATTGAGAAGAATGGAAAAATGTGGGTATCAACTGGAATAGTTCGCAGCGGCAAGATTTATACTTCAATTGAGGAAACTTT GTACCTTATGGAACTAGGAGCCTTACATCTTGTAGATAATGAAGATAGAAGTATATCTCTAATAGAAATGTACGAAAAGGTTGCAGGAGGGAAATATGGATGTTGTTGGGAGCTGTTTGAGGCTTACAGGCATCTCAAGTCTCTTGGTTACATAATTGGGCGGCATGATGTTGCTTGGAGTTTGAAGAGTATTAGGAGTTCTCAGAAACCTGTTGCTGTTGAAGGTGCAGAAGAAAGCAAACAACAAGTAGACACTTGTTCCAAAGTCGAGCTTTCCATCAGTAAGTTATTTGGCGAGCTGAAGATTAACGATCTGAAGCCAGATTTTGATATTTATCTTCCAGACAGCAGGTTTAGAAAATCTTCTCCAGGTGATCCAAATTTTCTGCTGTACTTGTCTAG GGGTCATCTGCCATCTAGAGCAGAAATTGAAGTCCTGGAGAAACAATGTGAGGGGATTCCGTTGAAAGTCTGCCTGGTCACAGAAGGAAGGGTCAGTTTCTTTTCATTTGACAAGGTTGAACTTCCTATTCTACCCTGA
- the LOC123916987 gene encoding putative receptor-like protein kinase At3g47110 has protein sequence MALFSHSHLHIFSLLMILIIHFDFNNLVVSSTTLSITTDKEALISLKSQLSNNDTSSSHPLSSWSHNSSPCNWTGVLCDKHNQRVTGLDLSGFGFSGNLSPCIGNLSSLQSLQLQDNQLTGIIPSQITNLYSLRVLNMSSNRFEGIMIPSNLTNLDELQILDLSSNKIVSRIPEDISSLKKLQVLKLGRNSFYGTIPQSLGNISSLKNISFGTNSLTGWIPSELGKLHNLIELDLTLNNLTGIVPPVIYNLSSLVNLALAANSFWGEIPYDVGHKLPKLLVFNFCFNKFTGRIPGSLHNLTNIRVIRMAYNRLEGTVPPGLGNLPFLHMYNIGHNKIVTSGVNSLDFITSLTNSTHLKFLAIDGNMLEGVIPETIGNLSKELSNLYMGGNRFNGSIPSSIGLLSGLKLLNLSHNSISGEIPKELGQLDELQELYLDGNKISGAIPNSLGNLIKLNKIDLSKNELVSRIPISFGNFQNLLYMDLSSNKLNGSIPVEILNLPTLSNVLNLSKNLLSGSIPEVGKLPTIATIDFSNNRLYGNIPSSISSCLSLEKLLLSKNILSGSIPKALGDLRGLETLDLSSNLLSGSIPIELQNLLVLNLLNLSYNDLEGAIPSGGVFQNLSDVHLEGNKKLCLHVACVPQFHRRTHIRFYIIIAVVLTLGLCLTIGLLLYMKYTMVKVTATTASGQLKPQALLISYDELRLATEEFSQENLIGVGSFGSVYKGYLSQGNTVAVKVLDTLRTGSLKSFFAECEAMKNSRHRNLVKLITSCSSVDFRNNSFLALVYEYLSNGSLEDWIKGRRNHANENGLNLMERVNIAIDVACALDYLHNDSETPIVHCDLKPSNILLDEDMTAKIGDFGLARLLIQRSTNQVSISSTHVLRGSIGYIPPEYGWGEKPSAAGDVYSFGIVLLELFSGKTPQDDCFTGGLSITKWVQSAFENKTVQVIDPQLLSLIFHDDPAREDTNLLIHCVNAIMGVGMSCTLDNPDDRIGIRVAVRQLKAARDSLMKKSDIRSPTKSYYLINNAKVEI, from the exons ATGGCTTTGTTTTCTCATTCACATCTTCATATTTTTTCCTTATTAATGATCCTTATTATCCACTTTGATTTCAACAACCTTGTTGTATCATCAACCACTCTAAGCATCACCACAGACAAAGAAGCCTTGATCTCATTAAAATCTCAATTAAGTAATAATGACACTTCTAGTTCTCACCCATTATCCTCTTGGAGCCATAATTCATCTCCTTGCAATTGGACTGGTGTCCTATGTGACAAGCATAACCAAAGAGTGACTGGCCTGGACCTTTCAGGCTTTGGATTCTCAGGTAACTTAAGCCCTTGTATAGGTAACTTGTCCTCTCTTCAATCCCTCCAATTGCAGGATAACCAGCTCACAGGAATCATTCCTAGCCAAATCACCAATCTATATAGTTTGAGAGTCCTAAATATGAGTTCTAACAGATTTGAAGGAATCATGATCCCTTCAAATCTTACCAATTTAGATGAGCTTCAAATTCTTGATTTGTCCTCAAACAAGATTGTAAGTAGAATTCCTGAAGACATCAGCAGCTTGAAAAAGCTGCAGGTGTTGAAACTTGGAAGGAATAGCTTCTATGGTACAATTCCACAATCTCTAGGAAATATTTCTTCTCTAAAGAATATAAGTTTCGGCACCAACTCTCTTACTGGCTGGATTCCTAGTGAATTAGGTAAGTTACATAATTTAATTGAGCTTGATCTCACTCTTAACAATCTTACTGGAATTGTTCCACCAGTAATATACAATTTATCTTCCCTTGTTAACTTGGCCTTAGCTGCAAACTCCTTTTGGGGTGAGATACCTTATGATGTTGGTCATAAACTTCCAAAACTACTAGTTTTCAATTTCTGCTTCAATAAGTTCACAGGTAGAATTCCAGGGTCTTTGCACAACCTCACAAACATTAGGGTCATTCGTATGGCCTATAACCGTTTGGAAGGAACAGTTCCACCTGGTTTAGGAAACCTTCCATTTCTTCACATGTATAATATTGGCCATAACAAGATAGTCACCTCAGGAGTCAATAGTTTGGACTTCATTACTTCATTGACAAACAGCACTCACTTGAAATTTCTAGCAATTGATGGAAATATGCTTGAAGGTGTGATTCCTGAAACCATTGGCAATCTCTCAAAGGAACTCTCAAACTTATACATGGGAGGAAATCGTTTCAATGGAAGTATACCATCATCCATTGGTCTTCTTAGCGGCTTGAAGTTGTTAAACTTAAGCCACAATTCAATCAGTGGTGAGATTCCAAAGGAGTTAGGACAGTTAGACGAACTCCAAGAGCTATATCTGGATGGAAATAAGATATCAGGAGCTATTCCAAATTCTCTTGGTAATCTTATAAAGTTAAACAAGattgatttgtcaaaaaatgaacTTGTGAGTAGAATACCAATCAGTTTTGGTAATTTTCAAAACCTGCTCTACATGGACTTATCAAGCAACAAACTCAATGGTAGCATACCTGTTGAAATCCTCAATCTACCAACTTTGAGCAATGTTTTGAACTTATCAAAGAATTTGTTGAGTGGATCAATACCTGAAGTTGGGAAATTGCCAACCATTGCAACTATTGACTTTTCCAACAACAGATTGTATGGAAACATTCCAAGCTCAATCAGCAGTTGTTTGAGCTTGGAGAAATTGCTTTTATCAAAGAATATACTTTCAGGTTCCATTCCAAAAGCTCTTGGAGATTTGAGAGGCTTGGAAACTTTGGACTTGTCCTCCAACCTACTCTCAGGATCCATTCCTATTGAACTTCAAAATTTGCTTGTCCTAAACCTTTTAAACCTCTCTTACAATGATTTAGAAGGAGCCATTCCTAGTGGTGGGGTTTTCCAAAATCTCTCTGATGTCCACTTAGAAGGCAATAAAAAACTATGCTTGCATGTTGCATGTGTGCCTCAATTCCATAGAAGAACACATATCAGATTTTATATCATCATAGCTGTTGTTTTAACATTGGGACTATGTCTCACAATTGGCTTGCTACTATATATGAAGTATACAATGGTTAAGGTAACAGCAACAACAGCGTCTGGACAGCTAAAGCCACAG GCTCTACTGATCTCTTATGACGAGCTTCGCTTGGCAACTGAGGAGTTCAGCCAAGAAAATTTAATAGGAGTTGGGAGTTTTGGATCAGTGTATAAAGGCTACCTAAGTCAGGGAAATACTGTTGCGGTGAAAGTGCTTGACACTCTAAGAACAGGTTCTTTGAAGAGTTTCTTTGCAGAGTGTGAGGCTATGAAGAATTCAAGGCACAGAAATTTGGTTAAGCTAATCACATCATGCTCTAGTGTTGACTTTAGAAACAATAGTTTTCTGGCTTTGGTGTATGAGTATTTAAGTAATGGGAGCTTGGAAGATTGGATTAAGGGGAGGAGAAATCATGCAAATGAAAATGGTTTGAACCTTATGGAGAGAGTGAATATAGCTATAGATGTTGCTTGTGCATTAGATTACCTGCACAATGATAGTGAAACTCCTATTGTGCACTGTGATTTAAAACCAAGCAACATTCTTCTGGATGAAGATATGACTGCAAAGATTGGAGATTTTGGTTTGGCTAGGTTGCTGATTCAAAGATCTACTAATCAAGTTTCCATCAGCTCCACTCATGTTCTAAGGGGTTCAATTGGTTACATACCTCCAG AGTATGGATGGGGAGAGAAACCTTCAGCAGCGGGAGATGTATATAGTTTTGGAATAGTGTTACTAGAGCTCTTCTCTGGGAAAACTCCACAGGATGATTGCTTTACAGGAGGCCTAAGCATAACAAAATGGGTGCAATCAGCATTCGAAAACAAGACTGTACAAGTCATTGACCCTCAGCTGCtatctctcatttttcatgATGATCCTGCTAGAGAAGACACCAATCTACTAATCCATTGTGTGAATGCAATTATGGGAGTAGGCATGTCTTGCACTTTAGATAATCCAGATGACCGCATTGGCATTAGAGTTGCTGTTCGCCAACTAAAAGCTGCCAGGGACTCTCTCATGAAAAAATCTGATATTAGGAGTCCTACTAAAAGCTACTATTTGATAAATAATGCAAAAGTTGAAATTTGA